One Candidatus Cloacimonas sp. DNA window includes the following coding sequences:
- the sppA gene encoding signal peptide peptidase SppA, translating to MKSKKPVLWGCIIFLIAFIVVFAIGFSIAYSSFGLKTPKIPANAWLYVNPSAMIPDYNAREEIKIFNHTSPSVQEISTKILAAAKDDRIKGMLIEPNMIMTNYAALNEMALAIASFRKSGKPVVAFGENFTQADYLLASCADKVYMEPSASAGLILQGVSANMMFYKELLDKMGIKMHILQSGAYKGAGEPYSQTELSQGTKENINAALEDIYTNLLSFVAKNRKLEPTQVKDIFERRADFSLTANNALEYKLIDYALHRDEMLNNLKLTEDNFIKISSYAPPSPKSEKSKIAVVYLTGNITPASNYDFGNQNLISAAKVAKIIKNIRQDKSVKAVVLRINSPGGSALESELIHQQLLKLKKDYPLVISMGGTAASGGYYISCAGDYIIADQGTLTGSIGVIGLIPETAGLGKKIGLHSQTLKFGKYAGAFSPFETYDPALIESLKRSSTGTYNEFKQRVMTARKITPEQIESVAEGRVFSSEDALAHNLIDEIGTLDKAIAKAAALAKVTNYSSINYPNKTGLLEMLKESDIMNMKEQLHQPVNPETQIEKYLKQIATTGEWLYLMPYKLD from the coding sequence ATGAAATCTAAAAAACCGGTTCTATGGGGTTGCATCATCTTTCTGATTGCCTTTATAGTTGTTTTTGCCATAGGATTTAGCATCGCCTATAGTTCATTTGGTCTCAAAACACCAAAAATCCCTGCTAATGCTTGGTTGTATGTAAATCCGAGCGCTATGATCCCCGATTATAATGCCAGAGAAGAGATAAAAATTTTCAATCATACTTCTCCCAGTGTTCAAGAAATCAGCACCAAAATTTTGGCTGCGGCAAAAGATGATCGCATCAAAGGAATGCTGATAGAGCCCAATATGATTATGACTAATTATGCTGCTTTAAATGAAATGGCTTTGGCAATAGCCAGTTTTAGAAAAAGTGGCAAGCCAGTAGTTGCTTTTGGCGAAAATTTTACCCAGGCGGATTATTTGCTCGCTTCCTGTGCTGATAAAGTTTATATGGAGCCCTCAGCTTCAGCGGGTCTCATTTTACAGGGTGTATCTGCCAATATGATGTTTTACAAAGAGTTACTGGATAAAATGGGAATCAAAATGCACATTCTTCAATCGGGTGCTTATAAAGGCGCCGGTGAACCATATTCCCAAACAGAACTAAGCCAGGGCACCAAAGAAAACATCAATGCCGCTTTAGAGGATATTTACACTAATCTGCTATCTTTTGTGGCTAAAAACAGAAAACTGGAACCCACTCAGGTAAAAGATATTTTTGAACGGCGTGCCGATTTTTCCCTCACTGCCAATAACGCCTTGGAATATAAGCTGATTGACTATGCTCTGCATCGGGATGAAATGCTGAACAATTTGAAGCTTACAGAAGATAATTTTATCAAGATTTCATCTTATGCCCCTCCCAGCCCCAAGAGTGAAAAATCCAAGATTGCCGTGGTTTATTTAACGGGAAATATCACTCCCGCTTCCAATTATGATTTTGGCAATCAGAATTTAATCAGCGCAGCCAAAGTAGCCAAAATAATTAAAAATATTCGCCAAGATAAATCCGTGAAGGCAGTTGTCTTAAGAATAAACAGTCCCGGGGGCTCCGCTTTGGAATCCGAACTTATTCATCAGCAATTGCTAAAGCTGAAAAAGGATTATCCTCTCGTTATTTCAATGGGAGGAACGGCTGCTTCCGGAGGATATTATATTTCTTGTGCGGGGGATTATATAATAGCCGATCAGGGAACTTTAACCGGTTCAATCGGAGTTATTGGTTTAATTCCGGAAACGGCAGGTTTGGGTAAAAAAATCGGTTTACATTCGCAGACCTTAAAATTTGGCAAATATGCCGGTGCTTTCAGCCCCTTTGAAACCTACGATCCTGCCTTAATTGAATCGTTAAAGCGCAGTTCCACTGGCACTTACAATGAATTCAAACAAAGAGTGATGACCGCCAGAAAGATTACTCCAGAGCAAATTGAATCCGTTGCCGAAGGACGAGTTTTTAGCTCTGAAGATGCTTTGGCACATAACTTGATAGATGAAATCGGAACTTTGGATAAGGCAATTGCCAAGGCAGCCGCCTTAGCTAAGGTAACTAATTACAGTTCCATAAATTATCCCAATAAAACAGGTCTGCTGGAAATGCTTAAAGAATCGGACATTATGAATATGAAGGAGCAATTGCACCAACCAGTTAATCCTGAAACCCAAATTGAAAAATACTTGAAGCAAATCGCTACAACCGGTGAATGGCTGTATCTGATGCCTTATAAACTGGACTAA
- a CDS encoding Rne/Rng family ribonuclease gives MKKDSYNTEIIVNVHPLEKRVAVLEDNRLVELFVEHREQQNIVGNIYKGIVKDVLPGMGAAFIDIGLERTAFLHYSDIVMDFLDVYENEHSAPKLNPEDSSQINKLLKSGQEIVVQVHKGPIGSKGARLTGQISIPGKYLVLFPNKDKIAISRKIYAQNERSRIRNLLSNLKDSGFGLIVRTEAEGCDEEDFKTEYKALLKTWRLIEKQLKYAKPPVCVFEENALENYLIRDLFGENVDRLVIDDKNFARRIISQLEDISPELIGNVEIYREDSPIFDAWGIEKKIETGLHSRIYLPSGGNIKIEQTEALVAIDVNTGSFTGKTHYDETVRKTNLEAAAEIARQIRLRDLSGVIVIDFIDMVDEKHKTEVLEMLRKGLRRDRAKNKAFPFTELGLVEVTRKRMRNTLISNFSDPCPFCNGSGRILSKDTVVMRIYRWLNRSDYLLKNKTLRIIVHPDLLAHISQHNEDFIAYKDQIEFVSDPSVRIDQFKVFTLPNLEDITSKYS, from the coding sequence ATGAAGAAAGATTCCTACAATACTGAAATAATCGTAAATGTGCATCCTCTCGAAAAGCGGGTTGCCGTTTTGGAAGATAACCGCCTCGTTGAACTATTTGTTGAGCACAGAGAGCAGCAAAACATAGTTGGCAACATCTATAAAGGCATCGTAAAAGATGTTTTGCCCGGAATGGGCGCCGCTTTTATCGACATTGGATTGGAAAGAACCGCCTTTTTACATTATAGTGACATAGTGATGGACTTTTTGGATGTTTATGAAAATGAACATAGCGCTCCCAAATTAAATCCCGAAGATTCCTCGCAAATAAATAAACTGTTAAAATCGGGTCAGGAAATTGTGGTTCAGGTTCATAAAGGGCCTATCGGTTCCAAAGGCGCGCGCTTAACGGGGCAAATTTCCATCCCGGGAAAATACCTCGTCCTTTTTCCCAATAAAGATAAAATTGCCATTTCTCGCAAAATCTATGCTCAAAACGAACGCAGTCGCATTCGCAACCTGCTTTCCAACCTCAAAGACAGCGGTTTTGGCTTAATTGTCCGCACGGAAGCCGAGGGTTGTGACGAAGAAGATTTTAAAACTGAATATAAGGCATTGCTAAAAACCTGGCGCTTAATCGAAAAACAGCTCAAATATGCCAAACCGCCAGTTTGCGTGTTTGAAGAAAATGCTTTGGAAAATTACTTGATTCGCGATCTTTTTGGCGAAAATGTTGACCGCTTGGTCATTGATGACAAGAATTTTGCCCGACGCATTATTTCCCAATTAGAGGATATTTCTCCTGAGTTAATTGGAAATGTGGAAATTTACCGAGAGGACTCCCCTATTTTTGATGCCTGGGGCATAGAAAAGAAAATTGAGACGGGTTTGCACAGCAGAATTTACCTTCCCAGCGGCGGCAATATCAAAATAGAACAAACGGAAGCTTTAGTAGCCATCGATGTTAATACCGGCAGCTTTACCGGCAAAACGCATTACGATGAAACAGTCCGCAAAACAAATCTGGAAGCGGCAGCTGAGATTGCCCGTCAAATTCGGCTGCGAGACCTTTCCGGCGTGATTGTAATTGATTTTATTGATATGGTGGATGAAAAACACAAGACAGAAGTGCTGGAAATGCTGAGAAAAGGTTTGCGCCGAGATCGCGCCAAAAATAAAGCATTTCCTTTTACGGAACTGGGGCTTGTGGAAGTTACCCGCAAAAGAATGCGGAATACTTTGATCTCCAATTTTTCCGATCCCTGCCCTTTCTGCAACGGAAGCGGCAGAATTTTAAGCAAGGATACCGTGGTTATGAGAATCTATCGTTGGCTTAATCGCAGCGATTATTTGCTCAAAAATAAGACCTTGCGCATCATCGTCCATCCCGATTTACTGGCTCACATCAGCCAGCATAACGAGGATTTTATCGCTTATAAAGACCAGATTGAATTCGTTTCCGATCCCTCCGTTCGCATCGATCAATTCAAGGTCTTCACGCTTCCCAATCTGGAAGATATTACATCTAAGTATTCTTAA
- a CDS encoding FeoA family protein yields the protein MRFGQIRFRFRPGRKHQTFTCEPNQCITLDQLPEGYNATVIHNNNLKTIERGLYIGAPITVFRNNSDEPNVIVAVGDARYALDRRIAKNIKVKIT from the coding sequence ATGCGATTCGGGCAGATTAGATTTAGATTTCGCCCTGGGAGAAAACATCAAACTTTTACCTGTGAACCAAATCAATGCATTACCCTTGATCAATTACCGGAAGGGTATAATGCCACAGTTATTCATAATAACAATTTAAAAACCATAGAACGGGGTCTGTATATAGGTGCGCCCATAACGGTTTTTAGAAATAATTCGGATGAACCGAATGTAATTGTTGCCGTGGGAGATGCCAGATATGCTTTGGATAGAAGAATTGCCAAAAACATCAAAGTGAAAATCACTTAG
- the feoB gene encoding ferrous iron transport protein B, protein MRNRPIVALAGNPNVGKTSLFNALTGSRQTVGNWPGVTVEHKSGLCNYHNKVYEVIDLPGIYSLAGGSPDELVARNYILTEKPDIIINIVDASNLERNLYLTVQLMELGAPLIMCLSMADIAEQNGIYIDTKHLSSHLGFAVTSLVLNKRADITPILQKVEEYVLQPPIPATIHYDEIVEMHLENIWQIVLKSGLEKSESTVPHKLKREATLNAYGVLIKSRWQALKLIEGDAEIISRLTDEEKSLVEKERMAIAKHRGQEPAAVIADDRYGYIRGLIKDVVKRKRKNRWTFSDMVDKVVLNSFVGLPVFFIVMYLVFLFAVKLSQPCIAIINTYLGWLFVEQFGKLLILLSVPQWLTYFFSEILGGGLVTVGSFIPPIFFIYISLSILEDSGYMARAAFIADKFMRKIGLPGKAFIPLIVGFGCTVPAIMATRTLEKPRDRVFASILTPFISCGAKLPVYTYLVMLFFPQQADLVIFGLYFFGIVMGVLTGLLLKKTIFISVPGDFVMELPAYHLPTLNGIFMHTWHRLKSFLLRAGKTILLVIVVINILQVIQIPMGSEKAKTPLLELGGKIITPVLQPMGIKKDNWPASVALISGLFAKEAIVGTLQGLYQNSEAEGTINHLTDNIKKGFGGNASALAYLIFILLYSPCAASLTMLFKEHGFKWMLFDFGYLTLLAWMVATLVYQILAYNSLSLFWFAVIGIIFIFIYLNLRSIGSRYAIRAD, encoded by the coding sequence ATGAGAAATAGACCCATAGTCGCACTTGCAGGTAATCCCAATGTAGGTAAAACATCACTTTTCAATGCCTTAACTGGTTCCAGACAGACGGTTGGCAATTGGCCTGGAGTGACTGTAGAGCATAAATCTGGGTTATGCAATTATCATAATAAGGTCTATGAAGTTATTGATCTTCCCGGGATTTATTCTTTGGCAGGTGGAAGTCCGGATGAATTGGTGGCTCGCAATTACATTTTAACCGAAAAACCGGATATCATTATCAACATAGTGGATGCTTCCAATCTTGAACGGAATTTGTATTTAACCGTGCAATTGATGGAATTGGGGGCACCGCTCATTATGTGTTTATCGATGGCAGATATCGCGGAACAAAACGGTATATATATAGACACCAAACACTTAAGTTCGCATTTGGGCTTTGCTGTTACTTCTCTTGTTTTGAATAAAAGAGCTGATATTACGCCAATTTTGCAAAAAGTGGAGGAATATGTTTTGCAGCCGCCAATTCCAGCTACGATACATTATGACGAGATAGTGGAAATGCACCTGGAAAATATTTGGCAGATAGTTCTTAAATCAGGTCTGGAAAAGTCGGAGAGCACAGTTCCTCATAAGTTGAAAAGGGAAGCAACCTTAAATGCTTATGGGGTATTGATTAAAAGTCGGTGGCAGGCATTAAAATTAATCGAAGGAGATGCGGAAATAATTTCTCGGCTGACAGATGAAGAAAAATCGCTGGTAGAAAAAGAGAGAATGGCAATTGCCAAACACAGAGGTCAGGAACCGGCAGCTGTAATTGCCGATGATCGTTATGGTTATATTCGGGGTTTGATAAAAGATGTGGTGAAGCGGAAGAGAAAGAATCGCTGGACTTTTTCCGATATGGTAGATAAAGTAGTGCTGAATAGTTTTGTGGGTCTGCCGGTATTTTTTATTGTGATGTATCTGGTTTTTTTGTTTGCAGTAAAGCTCAGTCAGCCCTGCATCGCGATTATTAATACTTATTTGGGCTGGTTGTTTGTAGAGCAATTTGGTAAGTTATTAATTTTGTTGTCAGTTCCGCAATGGCTAACTTATTTTTTCAGTGAAATTTTGGGTGGTGGGTTGGTCACAGTAGGCAGTTTTATTCCGCCTATTTTCTTTATATACATAAGTTTATCTATTCTGGAGGATTCCGGTTATATGGCAAGGGCTGCTTTCATTGCCGATAAATTTATGCGCAAAATTGGGCTTCCGGGCAAGGCATTTATTCCTTTGATTGTAGGTTTTGGGTGCACGGTTCCGGCAATTATGGCTACCAGGACTTTGGAAAAGCCGAGGGATCGTGTTTTTGCCTCCATTTTAACTCCTTTTATTTCGTGTGGGGCAAAGCTACCGGTTTATACATATCTGGTAATGTTATTTTTTCCACAGCAGGCAGATTTGGTTATTTTTGGTCTTTATTTTTTCGGGATCGTGATGGGGGTTTTAACGGGTCTATTATTGAAAAAAACTATCTTTATAAGTGTGCCTGGCGATTTTGTAATGGAATTGCCTGCTTATCATCTTCCAACGCTAAATGGCATTTTTATGCATACTTGGCATCGGCTGAAAAGCTTTTTATTAAGGGCAGGGAAGACCATTTTGCTGGTGATTGTGGTGATCAATATTTTGCAAGTTATCCAGATCCCGATGGGCAGCGAAAAAGCCAAGACACCTCTTTTGGAATTGGGCGGCAAAATTATTACTCCGGTTTTACAGCCGATGGGTATTAAAAAAGATAACTGGCCTGCTTCGGTAGCTTTAATCAGCGGACTTTTTGCCAAAGAGGCAATTGTGGGAACTTTACAAGGTCTCTATCAAAATTCGGAAGCCGAAGGCACCATCAATCACTTGACGGATAACATCAAAAAGGGTTTTGGCGGCAATGCTTCAGCGCTTGCTTATCTAATTTTTATTTTATTGTATTCACCCTGTGCCGCATCTTTAACAATGCTGTTTAAGGAGCACGGTTTTAAGTGGATGCTTTTTGATTTCGGATATTTAACTTTATTGGCTTGGATGGTGGCTACATTAGTTTATCAAATTTTGGCTTATAATTCGCTATCCCTTTTTTGGTTTGCCGTCATCGGGATTATTTTTATTTTCATTTACCTAAATTTACGCAGCATTGGGAGTAGATATGCGATTCGGGCAGATTAG
- a CDS encoding Fur family transcriptional regulator: MEEYADIFRKYLDKQGLKFTHPRRYILDEVFQMHTHFNAEELYDRIRNKTNEISLATVYRTIPLLLDAGLVQRAIRSEGRERYEHIFGHPKHIHWICRNCGALLETDLNTLYPALAKQAQDLKFKPEDIELSVKGLCWKCNPNENENQSDEK; encoded by the coding sequence ATGGAAGAATATGCTGATATTTTTAGAAAATACCTTGATAAGCAAGGACTTAAGTTCACTCATCCGCGTCGTTACATTCTGGATGAGGTCTTTCAAATGCACACTCATTTTAATGCTGAAGAACTTTATGACAGAATTAGGAACAAGACCAATGAAATATCTTTAGCGACAGTTTACAGAACAATCCCTCTTTTATTGGATGCGGGATTAGTGCAAAGAGCAATTCGGAGCGAAGGCAGAGAGCGTTATGAGCATATTTTTGGCCACCCCAAACATATTCATTGGATTTGTAGAAATTGTGGAGCTTTATTGGAAACAGATTTGAACACGCTTTATCCTGCGTTAGCTAAGCAGGCCCAAGATTTGAAGTTTAAGCCCGAAGATATTGAATTGAGCGTTAAAGGATTATGCTGGAAGTGTAATCCAAATGAGAATGAGAATCAATCAGATGAGAAATAG
- a CDS encoding glucose-6-phosphate isomerase, whose translation MLKYEYHNLLASQQMLSILPKEKLLDNERQVKNIHEEIVAERRAKLLGFYDLPEIPTRHIDDFIAKLDPVFDTMLILGIGGSALGNKALYSALKTEGDLPRKLFVYDNVDPVYLFEILSQINLETTLVNVITKSGTTAETMAGYMIVVDIFKRKFPNDYQKRIIITTDKERGFLRQVIKNEGYKSFTVPDNVGGRFSVLSDVGLVSSAFTGIKIKELLKGAKAMRERCSELDIMENPAYLNGLIHFLYYRLGKNISVMMPYSNSLYDLADWYRQLWAESLGKRKDIKGREVYVGQTPVKALGTTDQHSQVQLYTEGPNDKVFTFLSVENFKHDYTIPNLHPDREEVNYLGDRKLSDLLNAERLATEIALSKAMRPNANIIFPQIDEYHLGEFIMLYEIQTIFTGKLLRINPLDQPGVEAGKIATYALMNKKGYEKESTEIEQYKQDRGIN comes from the coding sequence GTGCTGAAATATGAATATCACAATCTACTGGCTTCCCAACAGATGCTTAGTATTCTACCCAAAGAGAAACTTTTAGATAATGAGCGCCAGGTAAAAAATATCCACGAAGAAATTGTGGCTGAACGCCGTGCCAAACTACTCGGTTTTTATGATCTACCGGAAATTCCTACCAGACATATCGATGACTTTATAGCGAAATTAGATCCGGTTTTTGACACTATGCTAATTTTAGGCATCGGCGGTTCCGCTTTGGGTAATAAGGCATTATATTCAGCTTTGAAAACAGAAGGGGATTTGCCTCGCAAGCTATTTGTTTATGATAATGTGGATCCTGTATATCTGTTTGAAATACTGTCGCAAATAAACCTGGAAACAACTTTGGTGAATGTGATCACCAAAAGCGGCACAACAGCTGAAACAATGGCTGGCTATATGATTGTGGTAGATATATTTAAACGCAAATTTCCTAATGACTATCAAAAACGAATCATTATTACTACAGATAAAGAAAGGGGCTTTTTACGCCAGGTAATTAAAAATGAGGGCTATAAAAGCTTTACCGTTCCAGATAATGTGGGAGGCAGATTTAGCGTCCTTTCCGATGTGGGTTTAGTTTCTTCCGCTTTTACCGGAATTAAGATAAAAGAACTGTTGAAAGGGGCGAAGGCAATGCGGGAACGCTGTTCGGAATTGGACATTATGGAAAATCCAGCTTACTTGAACGGTTTGATTCATTTTCTGTATTATCGCTTGGGGAAAAACATCAGCGTTATGATGCCCTACAGCAATTCTTTGTATGATCTTGCCGATTGGTATCGCCAACTTTGGGCAGAAAGTTTGGGTAAACGCAAAGACATAAAAGGTAGAGAAGTATATGTGGGACAAACACCTGTGAAAGCATTAGGAACAACTGATCAGCATTCGCAAGTGCAACTTTATACAGAGGGTCCTAATGATAAGGTCTTCACTTTCCTATCCGTGGAAAACTTTAAGCACGATTACACTATTCCAAATTTGCATCCTGATCGCGAAGAAGTAAATTATCTGGGCGATAGGAAACTCTCCGATTTGCTTAATGCAGAACGACTTGCTACAGAAATTGCCCTCAGTAAAGCTATGCGTCCTAATGCCAATATTATCTTCCCTCAAATTGATGAATACCATTTAGGGGAATTCATTATGCTCTATGAAATTCAGACGATTTTTACCGGCAAACTTCTTCGTATCAACCCCTTAGATCAACCCGGAGTGGAAGCTGGGAAAATTGCTACTTACGCCTTGATGAACAAAAAGGGCTACGAGAAAGAAAGCACTGAAATTGAACAATACAAACAAGACCGTGGCATAAACTAA